The region GTATAAACATACCATTCTTCCATGAGCTTGGCTTTCTCCTGCAATGGAATAGTAGGCGAAAATTCAAGAGGATGATAGTAATCAAACAAGGCTTGCCTCTTGGCATCATACTCTGGATTCCCTTGCTGCAAAAGTCCATGACTACCTAATTTCACATCATATAAATCACACTCTAGGACCAAAATTCGCAACAAGAAACAGAAAACAATTGACATACTTTGGCCACGAGCTCCATTGACCATGTAGCGGGTCAAGGTTGCATCAAAATCTGCTATAACCTGTAGCTTAGAAGGACCATCGGATCGAATTGCCTGAATTTTGTGTTGGAGAGTAAGGGGAGAATCTACAACTGTAATGTCATCAGTCCCATGAGTTTCCATTGCTACGAAATTATGTTTGGTAGCGCTGATACTGGTAATACTGCAACCCTTAAATCTAGAGCAGTAGAATGAAAAGCAAAATAATAAGTACCCAAAAGGATTCGTAAACCAACTATCAAATAATCAACCAGTGCAGCTCATCCAAATCAGAATTTGAAACCGAAATGATGACTACCCAACTTCTAAAACAAAACGAACAGACAACAAATTGGGTACCTGAGAGTGGAAGAGCGAACAGAGGCAGTAATGAAGCGGCGGTATGGTTTAGAGAAGGTAGTGATGATCCTGGTTTTCAGTGGATAGCTCAAGGAATCATAGATTCTATGGCCAGTAGCTCCCAGGTGCATTTGGATTGTCGTTCagtatctttttcttttgttaaaaCTTAAAAGATGTAACTGGGTGGCACATTCCGTTCCATGAAAAGCCCTCACAAACCTTGCCTCTTACTGTAATTCTCTAGTTCAAACTTCAAATGATGTGGGTAGGAGCAAGACTCTTgtaatctttttaaattttttaatcaaatggTATCTCCggctaaaaaaaaaattatccataAAAGTTCATTTTGACTCTTCAATTTAGCACAAAATGTCAATCTTGAAGAGtccttcaatttatttttatgattaattattttattattagaaaaaACATAAAAGTCTAAAAGTTATTTATCtagttttatgaaaaaaatataagatactattaactttttttagcaaaGATAGAATTACATTAACTTAGATGTTAATGTTAATTTTTGAGATTCATTTTCAGCCCACTAACTAGCAGAGGGATGGGTCAAACCCACTCCTTCTGAAGACGCAAACATGAGTGTCGATGGCCAACACTCACTtatgatattattaaattaattaatctttttattattactatttttctatcaaaaatataattacaccAAATTAGATGTTAATGGAActaacaaaattatttattttttaattatgtccAATGACTGTAAAGAGGTGAATTGAACgcatactttttaaaaaatataatatgtgtgtTGTCAACTAAAGCAACACTCATTTGCAAGTTGAAcatcatataaaataatattgtcaaAATATACAATATTGATGTATTAAATTGTTAacattatttgtaattttttttatatacatataaaattgTAGAGGAGAGTATGTGTGAGGGGATTTGAAAATATGACCTTAACAATTTGCTGTCTAGCGCTTATGCTATTTGAACTATAACTCGATGGTGTAaagatatttgtatttttttttatccgtTAAAGATATTTGTATTAATTTGGTCATTAcgtaaataaaatcatttaaattttgttaaaatagttttaatttttttttttttttttttttttttttttttgcgatAAGGAAGCATCAAGAAGCAAAGCAAATGAAGCGCCACTTGTTTCTTCCTAAGAGGAGCTCTCTTGTGTTGTCTTGAAGGGAAACAAAATTACAATGGCGTCCTCTACCATAACCCCATTGTCATCACCATTTCTCCGTAACAAGAGAATTGATTACTGCTCCCCTCGCCAATTCTTCAAGAATGCACCCAATTCTCGAGCCAGGCTTAAACCCGTCGGCGCTGAACTCGCAGAAAAAACCGCTTTACAGTACAGGAAACTTGGAGATTCTGACCTCAATGTCAGCGAAATTACCCTTGGAACTGTATGTAAAGTGTAAACTACTCTCTGAGGAATTTCATTATTTTGACACTTCTCTGCATTTGCTTATTAATATGAAGTGTTACTTATGTAAAAGTCTTTTGATTATGTTTCTCTTTAACAACTCAGATGACCTTCGGGCAACAGAACACGGAAAAAGAAGCTCATGAAATTCTTAGCTATTCGTTTGATCGCGGCATTAATATTCTTGACACTGCAGAAGCAGTAAGTTCTCGTCgtgtttatctttttattttcatcgtgatttttatttaattgtattCATTTGGTGGCTGTGTGTAGGTTGGAGAGAATAAAGTTTAATAATAAACATCTTGTTCACTGACTATATGTGCTATCAATCTTTAGTTTTTGTGCTGTTGACCTTGTATGCACTTTTGGTAAAGGATTTCCTGTAGAACTAAGATGCTATCATTCTCTATGCGATGCTTTGTATGATTCATATGCTTTCAATCAATCTGAATTTGCAACCTGGCTCTGTGTGCACGATTACATAGTCTCGTTGTTGTTCTGTGTATATCATTGTGTTATCTTCACATCCCTTTAAATCCATGTGGGtactattttcttttctttgtacTTGAAATTTTCTTGTTAGCTATTATATCTATCGATAATGGTTGTTGGAACTTGTCTTTCTGGGAGGTTTTCAGCATTTTTCCCAGTTAAACCTTCTCCTCTTTTAATTCAATTTCCAAGCATAGGAAATGTTGATGAATGCTTCGTAAACTGGCCGGAGGGATAGGTTCCTAATCTCTGAATGCAATTATAGTTTTCTACTTTTCTTAGCGCTCCTTATCAGGCATGCTAAATGTTATCCTCTCCAATATGCTCATTAATGTTATATCTTAAAcactatattatgcaaaataaaGTTGAGCATCTTTCTTTTTTCACTAGTAGTAGTAGGTAAATTAGATAAATGTATATCCTCATGCATGTAGTTGAGGACCTGTAATTTGATATCTTTGAGATTGTGAGGATGTGTTCTACATCCAAGCTTTGCAATTAATTCTGTGTTCTTTTGATCAATTTCTGAAATTTCTTCCAGTATCCAATACCAATGAGTAAAGAAACACAAGGAAGAACGGATCTTTATATTGGTAGCTGGTTAAAGTCTCAGCCTCGTGATAAGGTAATTTGTTTATCCAGCTGACTCATTTATAAGGTTGTATAGGCATTCTTAAAAAGATCTCGACTCGCTTACCGGTCACTTAAATAAAATGCAGGCCTtctgcttaattttttttccttgagCTGTGTCAATCTTATAGCAAAAGACAGCAGTGAGTCTTAGATATTATAGCACTGCAtaagatttaattttttctctttaaaCATTTACCATGTTCAACCAGCCATGTAGCTGTAATTTTAAAGATGATTACTAAGTTTATTCTTGAAGACCCAGTGTGAACAGAATTACATTCATTATAGAGTACTTTCATGTTTTTGTTTCCTGTCTGATACTGTTTAGACTTTAGAGTCAGTTTAATTTCCTAATTTGGAGTTCGTGCAGTAATGTATGTTTATTTCATATCATGGATAGGTTATTGTGGCTACAAAAGTATGTGGCTATTCAGAAAGATCGGGCTACATACGTGACAATGGAAAGACTTTGCGGGTTGATGCTGCTAACATCAAAGAGAGTGTGGAGAAAAGCCTTAAGCGTCTTGGCACTGACTACATTGATCTGTTGCAAATACATTGGTAAAATCAGGGTTCCTGTATGACATATCCTGCAAAAAGTTACATTTCTTTTGGCAAAATCTGTTGTTCATGGATCATGGATGCTCTATGAAACAAAAATGATATCATCTTAAGCCATATTGTAGGAAGGAAATGACATTGATGGAATTTAGCAGCACACAAATTTATCTAAATTGCTGTACATGTTATGGgccctcttttttttttttccttctggTTAGGGATGGCAATGAGTCGGGTTTGGGACGGGTTTTGAGTTACCTTTACCCAGCCCTTTTTATGAACAAGTTAGGTTTGCAGTTTGGGTATGGGCCGGGCAGTACCGTATTATTTGTAAGAAGAATCAAATACTACCCACTCCATTTTTGTAGGGTTAATCTGATACTTTATGGGTAGGGAACCCACCCACCGGCATCTATACTTCTGGACTTGTGGTATATTACACCATTATCCAAATCTTTACGGATCTCAGATAACTATGCTACTAACTTAGTATTAGTGGATGCCTTAAAATTTAGTTTCGCTGTATAATTATGCTACTAAGTATAATCATATACCACAATTTTGCTGGTAGTACCATACTATACCACAACTTTGATACTAACCTAATGTTGGTGCTGCCATCAGTTTTCTTATCCTCTTTTCTTCATATTGTGGAAAGACTATAATGCAGGTCTAGCTATTTGGAAATCAGTTGCTAATAATTTTGAGTGTGgtgtcctttttttttttttttttatcatatctCTAGTTTATTTatactcaaaataaaataaaaaggtgaaagcaaAATGTTAACTAAATGTCGCAACTATAACTGCAGGCCAGATCGGTATGTGCCCCTGTTTGGCGAGTTCTTTTATGATTCTTCAAAATGGAGAATCAGTGAGCCATTTGTAGAGCAATTGAGGGCATTCCAGGAACTCATTAATGAAGGAAAGGTGATTACTTTTGCTCTTTGTCAACGTTATTGGTTTGCCCATTTTGAAGTTTGAAGAGCTAATTTTGTCTCTCATTTGTAATGCTCTAAAAACATCATGTCACAATCATCATTCTGGGACATGTAGTGACAACTGTGAGCTGATGCACTTAGACCAGACCATTCGTGGGTCATAAATGGGTCATGTCTGACTAAAACACAATTAGCCTAAATACGAACATAGAATAATTAGTAGTCGTGTTTGTTGTATAAAATGCAAACACAACATGCTTATTACATGGATTATATGAAATGGCACGTATAAACACGTTTAACTAAACGTGTTATTGGATGGACTTATTTAAAATGGCACATTTAAATCCATCTAATTATTTGAATagtattttcatttatttaagaTCACACAAATAGAGTTATCAATACCtgttaaaatcaacaacattataattatgaaatgaaATGTATTTCAACTGCATTCTGCATTATAGATATGAGTCGAAATAAATCTATTGTCATGTCATCATGAGTCTATGAACTGTGAATGAAATGCCTTTGAGCTTATCTAGGTACGCTACATTGGTGTTTCGAATGAGACTTCTTATGGGGTCATGGAGTTTGTGCATGCAGCCAAAATTGAAGGGCTACCTAAGATAGTCAGTATCCAGAATAGCTACAGTCTGCTGGTTAGGTGCCATTTTGAAAGTAAGCTCTTAAAACTGTGGAAATCAAAGTTATCTGCTTTttgttttcacatttttaacttcTAAAGCCCTTTTAATTTCTTCATGTGGTCTTCTACAGTTGATCTTGTTGAAGTTTGCCACCCAAAGAATTGCAACATTGGCTTGCTTTGTTACTCTCCATTGGCTGGTGGAGCGCTCAGTGGAAAATATTTGGATGCGAACTCTGAAGCTGCGAAAAAAGGAAGACTGAACCTCTTCCCTCGCTACATGGAAAGATACCAGTTTTCACTTTCGAGGGTACGTCTATATGTAGGGGCGTTTAGTTCGAACTGAaccaaaattttactttttgaaaACTTAACTAtatgttatttatatttaaaaccaaaccgaactagaaaaaccaaaatttttatatttcaaactgaaccgaaccaaTCTTGTCTTTCCAAGAGCCACTTAGCTAATGGAGTTCATCTTCTTTGCATGTGTCTCAGGAAGCAACAGTGGAATATATCGAAATGGCCAGGAAGTACGGTTTAACTCCGGTACAGCTTGCGCTTGGCTTTGCGAGAGATCGACCATTTATGACAAGTTCCATTATCGGCGCAACCTCTATCGACCAATTAAAAGAAGACATTGATGCTTTCTTGACAACTGAACGGCCTTTGCCTCCAGAAGTAATGGCAGATATTGAAACTATTTTCAAGAGATACAAAGATCCTGCTATCCTTTGAGAGTCTGTATCCTAGCTTCAAGGCAGCTtgatctttttcttttgttcaattttggCCTATGTAAAGCATGTGTTTAAGATTCAAAACCTGaaatatatatactttaaaaAACCGTCATATTACACCAATTAATCAAAAGCTTCATTTCTTATGTTTTTCAGTATTTTGCTGTGTTTTCAAATCTAAATGCAACGAATGATAGAACTCTTATGTAGCTttgaaacttaatttttttaattataacattgtTTTGTACCCATACATTACTATTGAGTCCATGAAGAGACCTTAATTTTAGAGGAAATTACATTCTAtgactttttttttgtaaagtccACATTCGTAATCCACTTAAAAATTTGTGCAAAGTCTCGATTCTTTAAAAGTTTACGTTTATACCTCGAGACTGAAATCAATTCAGACTCAATTATATGTCAATATGAAATCAACTCAAAGATCCTCtaagatataaatataaactctgtttcttttaaaaaaaattgcacaaATTGTTTGCTTGTGGTTAGTATCATACGTGTGCTATCCGTACATCCGGTGACTTGTACACTTGGGGTGACTCAAAACCTTTCAAagtgactcatttgatatttcatgccaagttgagggggtgaattgatcctttgttcaattattAAGAGTGGGTGAACGACAGGACGTTAACAGGTAGGTGAAAGAGCAATAATTTGTGTTAGTCTTAAACGGTCGGTCGTTATCCTAAGGAGAAATCTGATCATCTATCAACCTGTAACGACGTCGTTATCTTCTTTCAATCATCGGATTTTCTACGTTCACGCGGATTCACGTCACATCGAATTAGCTCAACGCTattcttaaataatttattcttttatgcTAAGTAATCTgaattctaaattaaaaaaataacttgcctgaataaaaataaataaaataaaataaaacctgcGAATTCTCCTGGAAAAAATGGCAAAAACCGCTTCTATTTTCCTATAAACCAAACAGAAGATAGAAAAAAAATCTCTTAAAAAATGGGGCAACAGCAATCCAAAGGCGAATTGCTATATCAGCAGGTAAGTTATGGTAATACCGAAGGAATCAAAGCTCTTCACAGAGAAGGCGCACCCCTTGAGGTAACTGCCAACTTTTTctcttaataattaatttaaattgcttTCACTTTAATATTAATGATTTATCTAATTTTGCAGTGGGTTGATAGAGAAGGTAAAACGCCGTTAATAGTAGCTTGCTTGAATCCTGAGCTATATAACGTCGCTAAAACGTTAATACAGCTCGGTGCTAATGTTAATGCTTACAGACCTGGTAATTACCTCTCTATTTTTTTCGATttggttaatttaattattattattattattattcaattgAGTTATTGT is a window of Mercurialis annua linkage group LG2, ddMerAnnu1.2, whole genome shotgun sequence DNA encoding:
- the LOC126670235 gene encoding uncharacterized protein LOC126670235, with translation MASSTITPLSSPFLRNKRIDYCSPRQFFKNAPNSRARLKPVGAELAEKTALQYRKLGDSDLNVSEITLGTMTFGQQNTEKEAHEILSYSFDRGINILDTAEAYPIPMSKETQGRTDLYIGSWLKSQPRDKVIVATKVCGYSERSGYIRDNGKTLRVDAANIKESVEKSLKRLGTDYIDLLQIHWPDRYVPLFGEFFYDSSKWRISEPFVEQLRAFQELINEGKVRYIGVSNETSYGVMEFVHAAKIEGLPKIVSIQNSYSLLVRCHFEIDLVEVCHPKNCNIGLLCYSPLAGGALSGKYLDANSEAAKKGRLNLFPRYMERYQFSLSREATVEYIEMARKYGLTPVQLALGFARDRPFMTSSIIGATSIDQLKEDIDAFLTTERPLPPEVMADIETIFKRYKDPAIL